Proteins from a genomic interval of Haemophilus parainfluenzae T3T1:
- the gap gene encoding type I glyceraldehyde-3-phosphate dehydrogenase: MAIKIGINGFGRIGRIVFRAAQHRDDIEVVGINDLIDVEYMAYMLKYDSTHGRFDGTVEVKDGNLVVNGKTIRVTSERDPANLNWGAIGVDVAVEATGLFLTDETARKHITAGAKKVVLTGPSKDSTPMFVRGVNFGAYAGQDIVSNASCTTNCLAPLARVVHETFGIKDGLMTTVHATTATQKTVDGPSAKDWRGGRGAAQNIIPSSTGAAKAVGKVLPALNGKLTGMAFRVPTPNVSVVDLTVNLEKPATYEQIKQAIKDAAEGKTFNGELKGVLGYTEDAVVSTDFNGCALTSVFDADAGIALTDSFVKLVSWYDNETGYSNKVLDLVAHVYNYKG; the protein is encoded by the coding sequence ATGGCTATTAAAATTGGTATCAACGGTTTCGGCCGTATCGGTCGTATCGTATTCCGTGCAGCACAACATCGCGATGACATCGAAGTTGTAGGTATCAACGACTTAATCGACGTTGAATACATGGCTTACATGTTGAAATACGATTCAACTCACGGTCGTTTTGACGGTACTGTTGAAGTTAAAGACGGTAACTTAGTCGTAAACGGTAAAACTATCCGTGTTACTTCTGAACGTGATCCTGCAAACCTTAACTGGGGTGCGATCGGCGTTGATGTTGCAGTTGAAGCAACAGGTTTATTCTTAACTGATGAAACAGCACGCAAACACATCACTGCTGGTGCGAAAAAAGTCGTATTGACTGGTCCTTCTAAAGATAGCACACCAATGTTCGTACGTGGTGTAAACTTCGGTGCATACGCAGGCCAAGACATCGTGTCTAACGCTTCTTGTACTACAAACTGTTTAGCACCTTTAGCACGTGTTGTTCACGAAACTTTCGGTATCAAAGATGGTTTAATGACTACAGTTCACGCAACCACAGCGACTCAAAAAACTGTTGATGGTCCATCAGCTAAAGACTGGCGTGGTGGTCGTGGTGCGGCACAAAACATCATCCCTTCATCTACCGGTGCAGCGAAAGCTGTGGGTAAAGTATTACCAGCATTAAACGGTAAATTAACTGGTATGGCGTTCCGTGTTCCTACTCCAAACGTATCTGTAGTTGACTTAACTGTAAACTTAGAAAAACCAGCAACTTACGAACAAATCAAACAAGCAATCAAAGATGCAGCTGAAGGTAAAACTTTCAACGGCGAATTAAAAGGCGTTTTAGGTTACACCGAAGATGCAGTAGTTTCTACAGACTTCAATGGTTGTGCTTTAACTTCTGTATTTGATGCTGATGCGGGTATCGCATTAACTGACTCTTTCGTTAAATTAGTATCTTGGTACGATAACGAAACTGGTTACTCAAACAAAGTATTAGACTTAGTTGCACACGTATACAACTACAAAGGCTAA
- a CDS encoding AMP-dependent synthetase/ligase — MNLERHFVNRIRQQAKTRQNATALRHKINGLWKDISWNAFQQQLDQLSLAFLACNIQVQDKIAIFAHNMSRWTIADIAALQVRAITVPIYATNTAQQAEFILNHADVKILFVGDQEQYEQALEIAHQCPQLQKIVAMKEQIQLTETTLSCYWDELIQLGAAEFQAEFETRLANKTMDDLFTIIYTSGTTGEPKGVMLDYNNLAHQLEAHDIALDVNQDEVSLSFLPFSHIFERAWVAYVLHRGAILCYLEDTNQVRETLTEVRPTFMCAVPRFYEKIYSAVLDKVQKAPFIRQMIFHWAIAVGQKRFELLSQNKKVPFFLQKRYALADKLVLSKLRSLLGGRIKMMPCGGAKLEPTIGLFFHSIGINIKLGYGMTETTATISCWDDHHFNPNSIGKLMPNAEVKIGENNEILVRGGMVMKGYYKKPEETAQAFTEDGFLKTGDAGEFDAEGNLFITDRIKELMKTSNGKYIAPQYIEGKIGKDKFIEQIAIIADAKKYVSALIVPCFDSVEEYAKKLNIKYQDRMELLKHSEIIKMFEKRIESLQKELAHFEQVKKFTLLSQAFSVKLGEITPTLKLRRKVIMERYRHIIDSMYSNNKENKENKE; from the coding sequence ATGAATTTAGAACGTCATTTCGTCAATCGAATTCGCCAGCAGGCAAAAACTCGTCAAAATGCAACCGCACTTCGCCATAAAATTAATGGCTTGTGGAAAGATATTTCGTGGAACGCATTTCAACAACAGCTTGATCAACTTTCATTAGCTTTTCTTGCTTGCAATATTCAAGTACAAGATAAAATTGCAATTTTTGCGCACAATATGTCACGTTGGACAATCGCTGATATTGCAGCGCTTCAAGTTCGTGCCATTACTGTTCCAATTTATGCAACCAATACTGCACAACAAGCTGAATTTATTTTAAATCATGCCGATGTCAAAATTCTGTTTGTTGGCGATCAAGAACAATATGAGCAAGCGTTAGAAATTGCACATCAGTGTCCACAATTACAAAAAATTGTGGCCATGAAAGAACAGATTCAACTGACAGAAACTACCCTTTCCTGCTATTGGGACGAGTTAATTCAATTAGGTGCAGCTGAATTTCAGGCTGAATTTGAAACTCGCTTAGCAAATAAAACGATGGATGATTTATTCACGATCATCTACACCTCTGGCACAACAGGTGAACCGAAAGGCGTAATGCTCGATTACAATAACTTGGCTCATCAACTTGAAGCCCATGATATTGCATTAGATGTTAATCAAGATGAGGTTTCACTTTCTTTTTTACCATTTAGCCATATTTTTGAGCGAGCTTGGGTTGCCTATGTGTTACATCGCGGAGCAATCCTTTGTTATCTCGAAGATACCAATCAAGTACGTGAAACATTAACAGAAGTGCGTCCAACCTTTATGTGTGCAGTACCGCGTTTCTATGAAAAAATTTATTCTGCCGTGCTTGATAAAGTACAAAAAGCACCTTTTATTCGTCAGATGATTTTCCATTGGGCGATTGCAGTGGGGCAAAAACGTTTTGAGCTTCTGTCTCAAAATAAAAAAGTCCCGTTCTTCTTGCAAAAACGTTATGCGCTTGCCGATAAACTGGTACTGTCTAAACTGCGTTCATTGTTAGGCGGACGTATCAAAATGATGCCTTGTGGTGGCGCAAAATTAGAACCAACCATTGGGCTTTTCTTCCATAGCATTGGGATTAATATCAAACTCGGTTATGGTATGACAGAAACCACAGCTACCATTTCTTGCTGGGATGACCATCATTTTAATCCTAATTCTATTGGTAAATTGATGCCAAATGCCGAAGTTAAAATTGGTGAAAATAACGAGATTCTGGTGCGTGGCGGCATGGTGATGAAAGGTTACTATAAAAAGCCAGAAGAAACGGCTCAAGCTTTCACCGAAGATGGTTTCTTGAAAACGGGAGATGCAGGTGAATTTGATGCTGAAGGTAATTTATTTATTACCGACCGCATTAAAGAATTGATGAAAACGTCTAACGGCAAATACATTGCGCCACAATATATCGAAGGTAAAATCGGTAAAGATAAATTTATCGAACAAATTGCGATTATTGCCGATGCCAAAAAATATGTTTCAGCCCTAATCGTGCCTTGTTTTGATAGCGTAGAAGAATATGCGAAAAAACTGAATATTAAGTATCAAGATCGCATGGAATTACTCAAACACTCTGAAATTATTAAAATGTTTGAGAAGCGCATTGAAAGCCTCCAAAAAGAATTGGCGCACTTCGAACAAGTGAAGAAATTTACGCTACTCTCTCAAGCATTTAGTGTAAAACTTGGTGAAATCACCCCTACGCTCAAATTACGCCGAAAAGTGATTATGGAGCGCTATCGTCATATTATTGACTCAATGTATTCCAACAACAAAGAAAATAAGGAAAATAAAGAATAA
- the selD gene encoding selenide, water dikinase SelD, giving the protein MTDEIRLTQYSHGAGUGCKISPKVLGTILQTKLEKFADPNLLVGNETADDAAVYDLGNGTAIISTTDFFMPIVDDPFDFGRIAATNAISDIFAMGGKPIMAIAILGFPINKLPPEVAQKIVDGGRFACYQAGISLAGGHSIDAPEPIFGLAVTGVIATDRVKRNASAEAGCKLYLTKPLGIGVLTTAEKKGKLKPEHQGLATAAMCQMNLIGSQFAEVAGVTAMTDVTGFGLLGHLAEICEGSNLNAVVHFDKIKLLDGVEDYIAEGCVPGGTNRNFESYGHKIGPLTDYQKAVLCDPQTSGGLLIAVKPESEAEILEIAKKAGIELSEVGVLKPRQAGVLVEVE; this is encoded by the coding sequence ATGACAGATGAGATTCGTTTAACACAATACAGCCACGGCGCAGGTTGAGGTTGTAAAATTTCGCCTAAGGTGTTAGGGACAATTTTACAGACTAAACTCGAAAAATTTGCTGATCCCAATTTATTGGTCGGTAACGAAACAGCGGATGATGCTGCGGTTTATGATCTTGGTAATGGTACTGCAATTATCAGTACCACGGATTTCTTCATGCCGATTGTGGATGATCCTTTTGATTTTGGTCGCATTGCTGCAACCAATGCCATTAGTGATATTTTCGCAATGGGCGGTAAGCCAATTATGGCTATTGCCATTCTAGGCTTCCCGATTAATAAATTGCCACCAGAAGTGGCTCAGAAAATAGTTGATGGTGGTCGTTTTGCTTGTTATCAAGCAGGGATTTCGCTAGCGGGTGGACACTCGATTGATGCGCCAGAACCGATTTTTGGTTTAGCAGTAACAGGGGTTATTGCTACCGATCGTGTAAAACGTAATGCCTCGGCAGAAGCGGGTTGTAAGCTTTATCTGACGAAACCATTGGGTATTGGCGTGCTGACTACTGCAGAGAAAAAAGGTAAATTAAAACCTGAACATCAAGGGTTGGCAACAGCAGCAATGTGCCAAATGAATCTGATTGGTAGTCAATTTGCAGAAGTTGCAGGCGTAACAGCTATGACGGATGTAACGGGTTTTGGTTTGTTAGGGCACTTGGCTGAAATCTGTGAAGGCTCAAATCTTAATGCGGTTGTGCATTTTGATAAAATCAAATTATTAGATGGTGTAGAAGATTACATTGCAGAAGGTTGTGTACCAGGTGGAACCAACCGTAACTTTGAAAGCTATGGACATAAAATCGGTCCTCTTACCGATTATCAAAAGGCGGTACTTTGCGATCCTCAAACTTCAGGTGGTTTGTTGATTGCGGTTAAACCAGAAAGTGAAGCTGAAATTTTAGAGATTGCGAAAAAAGCCGGTATTGAGCTTAGTGAGGTAGGCGTATTGAAACCTCGTCAAGCTGGCGTACTAGTAGAAGTCGAATAA
- a CDS encoding HlyC/CorC family transporter: MDSIPLSTLFITLIICLVLSAYFSGSETGLLSLNKYRLRFMAEQGNKGAQKAEKLLEKPDTLLSFILIFNNLVNISASAIATMIGMRLYGDAGVAIATGLLTFVMLVFSEIFPKTVAAMHPEKVGLFSSHILVLLLKIFYPLVWLMNIFTKTLMRMVGLKPDMQKQVISREELRSIVSEAGEATPDEQHPQMLLSILDMETVTVDDIMVPRNEIAGIDIDDDWKAIMRQLNHAPHNRIVLYKGSLDEQVLGILRVREAFRLLLEKNEFTKETLLRAVDEVYFIPEGTPLKTQLANFRTKKERIGLVVDEYGDIKGLVTLEDILEEIVGDFTTTTAPTIEQEVVQQSDGSMIIEGSANLRDLNKMFGWELDTEDARTFNGLILEHLEDIPDEGTVCEIDGLRITILEVSDNMIKQAKVEKLAS, from the coding sequence TTGGACAGTATCCCCCTTAGTACTTTATTTATTACACTCATTATTTGTTTAGTTTTATCAGCCTATTTTTCCGGCTCAGAAACCGGATTACTCTCTCTCAATAAATATCGCCTTCGTTTTATGGCGGAACAAGGTAATAAAGGTGCGCAAAAAGCAGAAAAACTGCTCGAAAAGCCTGATACCTTATTAAGTTTTATTCTGATCTTTAATAACCTTGTTAACATCAGTGCTTCAGCTATTGCAACCATGATTGGTATGCGTTTATATGGCGATGCGGGTGTGGCTATTGCAACAGGTTTATTAACCTTTGTGATGCTTGTTTTTTCTGAAATTTTCCCTAAAACCGTCGCGGCAATGCACCCTGAAAAGGTGGGATTATTTTCAAGTCATATCTTGGTCTTACTATTAAAAATATTTTATCCGCTAGTTTGGTTAATGAATATTTTCACGAAAACGTTAATGCGAATGGTGGGTTTAAAACCTGATATGCAAAAGCAAGTGATTAGTCGTGAAGAACTCCGTAGTATTGTATCAGAAGCGGGCGAAGCGACACCGGATGAACAGCATCCACAAATGTTGCTCTCTATTTTAGATATGGAAACCGTGACTGTCGACGATATAATGGTGCCACGTAATGAAATAGCAGGGATTGATATTGATGACGATTGGAAAGCCATTATGCGCCAGCTTAATCATGCACCACATAATCGAATTGTGTTGTATAAAGGCAGCCTTGATGAGCAAGTATTAGGGATTTTGCGTGTGCGTGAAGCGTTTCGTTTGTTATTAGAAAAAAATGAATTTACTAAAGAAACCTTATTACGTGCCGTCGATGAAGTGTACTTTATTCCAGAAGGGACGCCACTGAAAACACAATTAGCGAATTTCCGTACGAAAAAAGAACGTATTGGTTTAGTGGTGGACGAATATGGTGACATTAAAGGATTAGTCACGCTTGAAGATATTTTAGAAGAAATTGTGGGTGATTTTACAACCACTACTGCACCGACTATTGAACAAGAAGTCGTTCAGCAATCTGATGGTTCGATGATTATTGAAGGCTCGGCAAATCTTCGTGATTTGAATAAAATGTTTGGTTGGGAATTAGATACAGAAGATGCTCGCACCTTTAATGGTTTGATTCTCGAACATCTTGAAGATATTCCTGATGAAGGAACCGTTTGTGAAATCGATGGCTTACGAATTACTATTTTAGAAGTCAGCGATAATATGATTAAACAAGCAAAAGTAGAGAAATTGGCCTCTTAA